Part of the Cellulomonas hominis genome, CGCCGGGTTGGCGCGGCTGGCCGCCGAAGGCCCCGCGATCCCGGTCCGGTCCTACACCTGAACCAGATGCGGAGCCCGCCGGTCGCGGGCTCCGCATCTCCTCCTGGCGCGTACCTGCAGCTGCTCACCACCGAGGACCTGGCCGACCATCTGGACGAAGCCATCGCCTGCGCCACCGACGGCTACGTCCGGTTGCCCTCGGAGCAGCTGCGCGCCGCCCGGCACCTGGACGACCTGCTGATCGACGCCGAGCCGGACCCGCGCGCACCGCTACGGTGACCTGGATGATCCCGATGCAGGGCCTGCACTGCAGGTGCCGCACATGAGGCAGGCATGACCACCCTCAGTCGTAGGCCGTACAGGCCCTCCTCGACCACGATCGAGGCGTACACCCAGGGCGACTGCTGGCACCTCGCGCATGCGATCCATCAGCGCACGGGCTGGCCGATGATCTTCGCCGACCCGACGGACCTCAGAGCGTCGGCCCGGTACTGGGAGCACGCCGCCGTCGTCATGCCGTGCGGTCGTGTCCTCGACATCGAAGGCGTACGCACCCGACGGGAATGGAAGCAGCGGTGGGGTGCTGCGCGCGTCACCGTGGTCTCCAGCAGCGCCGCGATCCGCGCCGACTGGATCGGCGATCAGGAGCGGCTCTTCACCACGCAGACCGCCGCGGTGGCTGCCCGACTGCTGCGGGGGATCACGCGCGAGAAGCACGCCGCCGCACATCCGTAGGGCATGAGCCGCGAGACCGCGCCGATCCTCGGGCCGACCTGCATGATCTGCCTGCGCCCGGAGGGCGACCACCCCGCCCGCATCGCCCACAACACGTGCCTCGTGACGTTCGACGCCGCCCGCTCCACGTACGCCCAGGGCGAGGATCGTGCACGCCTGGCGCTGTGGCCGGCCGAGGCGTGGGAGGCCTACCGCCGCCTGCACCGCCTGACCGCCGACCGCTACCAGGCCGCGCCCTCCCCGGAGGTCGCCGCCTGGGTGCAGCGCCTGAGGGACGAGCTCGCCCGCGCCGGCACCGGGTCGCTCTACCAGCACCCGGTCGGCCTGTGGTGAGCGGCCCGCGGCAGCCGATGAGCGCCCGCCGGTACCTCTCGCCGCTGCGCTACCCGGGAGGCAAGGCGCGCATGGCCCCGTTCCTGGCGCGCGCCTTCGCCGAACAGGTCTCCACCCTCGACGTCGAGATCTGGCTGGAGCCCTTCGCAGGCGGCGCCGGCGCCGCGCTGACGCTGCTGGACGCCGACGCCGTCCCGGAGGTCTGGCTGGTCGAGAAGCACCCGGCGATCGCCGCGCTGTGGCGCACCATCCTGACCGACGGACCGGACCTGGCCGCCCGCGTACAGGGCACCGTCCCGGACCTGGACCTGTGGCACTGGGCCCGGCAGGTGCTGGCCGCGGGGGAGAGCGGTCTGGAGGCCGACCTGGCCTTCGCCGCGCTCGTGCTCAACCGGTGCTCCCGCTCGGGCATCGTGCACCCGCGGGTCGGCCCGATCGGCGGGAAGGGCCAGAACGGCCGGTGGACGCTGGCCTCCCGGTGGAACGGGCCCGGGCTGGCCGACCGGATCCGGCACGTGCACTCCCTGCGTGCGCGGATCCGGTTCTGGCAGGGCGACGCGATCGCCGCGCTCGCCGACCTTGACGGATCGGGCGTCGAGGACGAGGTGCTCGCGTTCGTCGACCCGCCGTACATCCGCGAGGGCAACGGCCTGTACACCAACGGCATGACGGCTGCCGACCACCGGCGGATGGCGCAGGTGCTCAACGCCTCCCCGGTGCGGTGGCTGCTGACCTACGACGACGAGCCGGTGGTCGCCGAGCAGCTCTACCCGGACCGGCGGGTGCTGGCCTACCGGATCGCGAACACCGCCAACCGCGCCCGCATCGCCACCGAGCACGCCGTGCTCTCGGACAACCTGGTGCTGCCCGAGGGCGAGCTGCTGCCCGGCGCCGAGTCCGCCTGGGTGCGCGAGCACAGCCACCGTTCGCACGCCGCCTGAGCGTGCGTCAGGCGGTTGCCCGCATCCGCCTACTCAGAACACGGCGACGGCCTTCACGGCGACCCCGGCCGCACATCTACCCGGCGTGCCGCCCACCTTCGCCGACCGCCCCTTCACGACCACCGACGCCCACCCCGGCCTGACCGAGCTCGCCGGCGCCGGCTTCCAGGTCGTCGTGGCCGACCCGCCCTGGATGTACCAGAAGGCGCCCGGAGCCAAGGCCGGGGGAGCGGGCCCGAGAGTGACGGCCGAGCGCAAGTACCCGACCATGACCAACGAGGCCATCGCCGCCCTGCCGGTCCGCGACCTCGCCGACGACGACGCCCACCTGTTCCTGTGGTTCACCAACCCTGGCATGTTCGGCAACAGGTTCTCCGACCTCGACCCCGAGGACATCGCCACCGCCTGGGGGTTCGAGTTCCGGACCGTGCTCACCTGGGTCAAGACCACGCAGGCCGGGACGGTGCACGGCGGCGGCATGGGCTGGTACTTCCGGGGCGCGACCGAGCACGTCCTGTACGCCACCCGCGGCCGGGCCAGGATCCCCTCCGAGCTGCGCGAACCGAACGTCATCCTCGCCCCGCGGGCTGCGCACTCGGCCAAGCCCACGGCGTTCATGGAGCTGGTCGAACGGGTCACCCCCGGCGCGCGGCGCCTGGAGATGTTCGCCCGCAGCCCGCGCCCGGGCTGGGCCGCCTGGGGCAACCAGGCCAGCGGCAACGCCCTGCCCGCTGCGTGAGCGTGCCGCACATACGCACCTGGACAGCACTTTCGCGCGGAACCCGGGGAGCCCACCCCATGCCCACCGTCGAGCACAAGCAGATCGCCAAGATCACCAAGCCGTTCCTCGGGTTCGAGGAGGGCCACGGCATCTTCACCGCGGGGTTCACCGCCGACTTCGGCGGCTCGACGCAGTCCGTGGGCGGGTACAACCTGGCCGGCGACACCGGCTTCGCCGGCGCGTTCATCCGCGAGCTGCTCAAGGCGGCCGGCGTGGACTCCTGGGACAAGCTGGACGGCAAGGTCGTCCAGATCATCCAGGCCGAGCAGTTCGGCCCCGCGATCGGCATCGAGAACCTGCCGTTCGAGCGCGGCGGCCGGTTCATCTTCGACGAGCTCGCCGCCACCTACCGCGCCCGCCGCGAGCAGCAGTAGCGCCACATGGTCGCAGCCCTGCCCGAGGTCGACCCGTCCGGCACCGCCTGCCAGCGGTGGAGCGGCGGGTCGCACTCGTTCGTGCGCACCCGCGACGGTGGATTCGACCCGGCCCGCTACGCCGTCGAGCCGCTGCCCGAAGCCGCCGCCAAGGCGTACGTGACCACCCATCACTACTCCGGCACCTACCCGGCCGCCGCTGCCCGCTACGGGCTGTACCTGCACGAGCCCGACGGCCCCGCGCTGGTCGGCGTCGCCGTGTTCGGCATCCCCGCCCAGGCCAAGGTCCTCACCGCCGTGTTCCCCGACCTCGCGCCGTACACGCAGTCGCTGGAGCTGTCCCGGTTCGTGCTCGAGGGCCCTCGCGGCGGCGCCGTGCGCGCCCCGGCCAACTCCGAGTCCTGGTTCCTGGCCCGCTGCTTCGAGCACCTGGCGGCCCGCGGCGTCGACGGCGTCGTCTCCTTCGCCGACCCGGTGCCGCGCCGCGTCGGCGGCACCACCCTGTTCCCGGGCCACATCGGCACCATCTACCAGGCCTCCAACGCCCGCTACACCGGGCGCGGCACCGCCCGCACCCTGACCGTGCTGCCCGACGGCACCACCCTGACCGCCCGCGCCCAGCAGAAGGTCCGCGCCCGCGAGCAGGGCCACGGCTACGTCGAGCGGCGGCTGATCGCCCTCGGCGCCACCGTGCCGCGCGCCGGGCAGGACCCCGCCGACTGGCTGGCCGCCGCCCTGCACGAGGTGGGCGCCGCCCGCGTCCGGCACGGCGGCTGCCTGCGGTACGCGTTCACCACCTCCCGCACCGCCCGCCGCCGCACCCGGATCGCGCTGCCGGGCCGCCCCTACGTCAAGACCATCGACCAGGCCGCCTGACCCGAGCTGCGGCTGCCGCACATAGGGCAACCATGAGCGCTCTCGTCACGCCCCTGGCCATGGGCCGGCGCGCGCACGCGCGCCCGCCCACCCCGGTGCCCGCGCCGCCGCGCGCCGCGCTCGCGCTGCGCAGCATGTCCAAGCGGGTCGTGGTGTGGGCTTGCGTCGCGGACACCGACCCGGAGCCGATGACCGGGCAGATCGACGTCGCCGAGACCGGAGGAGGCGATCCCCACGCCTCTGCGTTCGCCGCGGCCCTGCCGACGATCCTCGCGCAGATCGAGCCCTGGCTCGCCCGGCTGGCCTCAGGCACCAGCTTGCGGCTGGCCGAGCTCGCCGTGCTGAACCCGACCCTGCGCCAGCGTCTGCGCGAGGGGCCCCCGCTCGACGGCGTGCTGGTCCTGCCGGCATCCGAGGTCACTGAGGCGAACGCGACCGTGGGCGCCGCACGCCAGCTCGTGGAGCAGCTGCACCGAGACGTCATCGCCCCCGGCCGGGAGGCCACCGTCGAGGTCGCCGTCGGTGCCTCCGTTCGCGCCCACCACCGCGACGCCGGGGTCGCCTGGGCGCGTGCCGACGGCCTGTACGAGACCCGCGTGGTCGATGCCAGCGACCAGACCGCTGCGCTGGTTCGAGCGATCGTCCTGGCCGTCCGGGCGCACCGCCGTCACGAGGGCCGGCTCGAGGTGGTGTGCTCCAGCCGCGCCGCCGTGTCGCTCGCGCGGGACGCGCTGACCGGGCGCCCCCTCTCATCGCACAGGGCGCGGGCCGCCGCACAGCGCGCACTGGCAGATCTCGACACCGCGGGAACGGTGCGCATCGTGCGCGCGGGCGGGGGCGGGATCTCGCGAGCGGCCGCTCGGCTGGCCACCGTCGCGCGGCACAACCACGAGGCGGGAGTCGCCGGGCCCGAGCACGAGCGACGGGCCGCCGCAGCCCTCGCCGACGAGCTGGGGCGACCGGCGCCCTGAGCCGCCCGCACATCTAGGGGGCAACCGCAGACCGACGAGGGGCAGCACCCGCAGATGAGCAACTCCGCCAGCAACACGACCAGCACGCTGACCGTGTACAGCCGCCCCCGCTGCGTCCACTCCGCTGCGACCTACCGGGACCTCGACGCCGCGGGGATCCAGTACGAGGGCATCGACCTCGCGGAGGACATCGGCGCCCGGGAGTACGCGCTGTCGTTCGGGTTCCTGGAGGCGCCCGTCGTCGTCGTCACCGCGCCCGACGGACGGGTCGCCGCCGCCTGGGGCGGCTACCAGCCCAAGAACCTCGCCCTGTTCATCGCCAGCTGCCGCAGCGAGAGCGCGGAGCCTGCGCGCAGCTAGCACGCCCAGCAGCGGGCCCCGGGATACACCTGCGATCCCGGGGCCCTCCGCTGGGTCACGACGCCAGCGGCACGATCTGCTCGTCGTACTCGCGGACGTCGTCTGCGTAGGCCAGGCGGGCAGCGGTGACCAGAGCGCGACCGTCCGAGAACGGGCCGCAGAGCACCTGCCCCGTGTACCGGTACAGCACCTGAGGATCGGCGTCCGGCGCCAGCACCTGCGCGAGCTCGCTCACTTGGGCGTCGGACTGCCCCGAGAGCACCCGCCGCATCTGCTCGAGGATGAGCGCGACGGCAGGGTCCGGAGCCTCCCCGGGGTCGGTGAGCGTCGCCTCGAAGTCCGCTTCGACGGCCGGGTACCCCGGGCCGAGCGCCTCGAGCACGTGCCGCAGCAGCCGCCGTGTCTCCTTCGAGGCGAGTACCGCGAGGGCCATCGGCAGCTGTTCGCCCCACGTCGGACCCAGGTGCCAAGCCATCAGCTGGCCCTCCGAGGAGTCGATCTGCTCTCCACCGAGCACCTTGGCCATGGTGACGATCAGCGAACCGAGGGCTTCGTCGGACGGGGTGGTGTCGACCATGTCACCCACCGTCTCCGCCGCCAGCACCGTGAGCTGCTCCGCCTGGTCGGGGTCCTCGTGGTCGACCCCGCTGCCGGCGACGAGATCGCCCAGGAGCGACAGCCACGACCACTGGTCCTCGAGCGAGGCCGCGAGCCGACCCCAGGAGACCCGCCAGATCAGCGGCCAGATCAGACGCACGTGGTCGAGCGCCCACCCCTCGGGCCCGAGGTCGATGTGAGGTGCGAGGTCGATGCCGTCGAGGTCCGGGTCGAACGCGCCGGCCTGCCATGCTGCGATGCGCTCCGCGTCGCCCACATCGGCGGGGTCCATGCCGACCGTGGCGAGCACGTCCAGCCACGTAGCGGCGACCCCGGCGTCGGTCTGGGTCACCGCCTCGTACATGCCCGCCTCCGTCAGCGTGACCGCGACGCGCACCGCCCACGCAGCGTCCGTCTCGACCATGTGCCCCGACTCGATGTCGCGCTCGAACTGGGGCGGCACGCTGGGGTCCAGCTCGGCCGGTTCACCGGCGGCCCACAGGTCGTCGGGGTCGCCGTTCGGCTCGGGTCGCACCTGCCGCTCGTACAGGCTCTGCGGGAGCCAGAACAGCGGGTTGCGCAGCGCCTCGGCCGACACGCGGGGGAAGGCTCGCCGGGTGTCGTACTGGCCCGGTGCGGGGGCGTCGCCGAGGTAGCCGCACAGGGGGATGGGCATCGCCATCAACGGACTGAAGACGACCTCGTCAGGCATGAGGCCGGTCGCAGACAAGAAGGCCGCCCGACGCCCCTCAAGTACCTCGTAGGTGTCGTAGACCCCGGGGGCGGTCAGGAGCAGCTCTCCCGGGTTCATCAGGAACTCGTAGCGCTCGAACTGGGACATCGGTGGCGGCTCCTCGTGACGTCGTATCCCTGTGCACCCCTCAACATGCGCCGAATCTGCGGCGTCCGAGCCCGCCGCACATCTACCGAGCATGACCAGCTTCGAAGGCGTGCACCCGCGCCAGGGTGCCGGCGTGTCCACCGGCGGGCAGTTCGTGACGAAGGCTCGGGCGGAGGTGGCGCTCGACCTCGAGGCCGTGCACCACGGGCACGGCACCACACTGGTCGAGCAGGCGCGCGAGCTCTGGCACCTCTGGCAGGGCGGTGCGATCGAGGAGTACACGCGGCTGGAGCGGGAAGTCCTGGCGTCCGTGCCGCACCTCGACACGAGCCTGGTCGCCGACGACTTCTACCACCCCATGCTGCAAGCCCTGGCCGACGGCAAGGCCCACGAGGCGGAGAGCCTCGGGCGACGGCTGGACGTCATCGCCGAGCGGGAGCGCGCCTGGCGAGAAGGCGGCTACACCCCGCCCACCTTCACCAAGGATGAGCAGACCTCAGGCCCGGTGACGTACCGCAAGTCGACCGGCAGCAACTACACCGGGTACCGCGACGTGACGGCGATCGCGAAGGACGTGCGCGCCGACCTGCGTGCGGCGCAGCGTGCCGGCTTCATCCCGCCCGACGTGACAATCTCGGTGCGGTCCTCGAAGTACGCGGGCGGGCAGGCCCTCGACCTTCGGGTGGAGGGCCTCAGCGAGGACGACCAGTTCCAGCGCCGCTCGCCCCTGGACCCCTCCTGGCAGCGCCGCTACAGCGCCTACGCGCACCAGGTCCGGGACCGGGTCAAGGCCATCGCGTCCGCCTACTCCCACGACGACACCAGCAGCGAGACCGACTACTGGAACGTCACCTACTACTGCAACGTCACTCTCGCCGACCCCGCACCGGTGACCGACGGGGTGCTGCTGTGAGCGCGACCCCGTTCGTCGTCGGGCTCGACCTGTCCCTGACGTCGACCGGAGTTGCCCTGATCGCGCACGACCTCAGCGTGCGCACCGTGCTCGAGAAGTCCAAGGGCACGCGCGCCGACACGATCACGGCCCGGCGAGCCCGGCTGCGAGACCTCGCAGATCGCGTCCTGGCGCGCTGCACGGGCGCGACCCTCGCGGCCATCGAGGCACCGGCCTACAGCCAGGCCGCCGGCGCCGGTAGCCACGACCGGTCCGGCCTCTGGTGGTTGGTGGTCGACGGTCTCGTCAGCGCGGGCGTGCCCGTCATCCAGATCTCCCCGAGCTCGCGCCCCACGTACGCCACCGGCAAGGGCAACTCGGGCAAGGACGCCGTCATCATCGCGGTCACGCGGCGCTACTGGGGCGTGGAGATCGCCGACAACAACGAAGCGGACGCGCTGGTCCTCGGGGCGATGGGCGCGCGCCTGCTCGGGCGCCCGATCGAGGGGTCCCTGCCCCAGACCCATCTGCGCGCGATGGACAAGCTCACCTTGCCGCCAGGCCTCGTCCCACTGGCCGCCGCCGCAGCCGCCTGACCGCCGCCCCTCCGCACGCAAGGACCGCCATGACCACCACCGCCGTCCCGCATCTGACCGTCGTCGGCCCCGCGTACGCCCAGTCCGTGCTCGCCGACCCACAGGACCGCCGCGGCGCCGTCGACGCCACGAACTACCCGGTCGCCACGACCAACGAGCAGGTCCGCGCCTGGGTACGGTTGCGAGCGCATCGCCGGCAGTCGCTCGCCTGCGTCCGGCTGCAGTACGCCGACCTGTCCGGACTCAACCTCTCGGGTGCCGAGCTCACGAGAGCCGACCTGTTCGGTGCCTCCGCCAGCGGCTCGCGCCTCACCGCGGCCGACCTCACCGGTGCGGAGATGGCACTCATGGACCTGCGGGGCGCCGACCTCACCGCGGCCACCCTGCGGGGCGCGAACCTCATGGGTGCTCGGATCGATGAGACCACGGTTCTGGACTGGATCGACTGGGACCGCCACACCGTCTGGCCTGCGGGGCTCACCCCGCCGGCGCCGCTGTTCGACCCGCCCGCGGCCTGACGCCCCGGCCCTGCCGCACATACCCCTGACATGGCCGAGAGCACCACGCGCGGGTTCGTGCACCTGCACACGCACACCGAGTACAGCCCTCTGGACGGCATGGGCCGCATGTCCGATCTCGTCAAGGCTGCGGCCGCGGACGGCAACCCGGCGTTCGCGGACACCGACCACGGGACGCTGGCCGGCGCGTGGAAGCTCCGCAAGTTCTGCAAGGCCGCCGGGATCAAGGCGATCCCGGGGTGCGAGGTCTACATGGCGATCGGCTCCCGGTTCAAGCCCGAGACGATCCTCGTCGACGCCGACGACGAGTCCGGGGACGCGATCGACGACGAGAAGGGCACCAAGGGCGCGCTCGGGGAGACCCGCAAGAAGAAGAAGATCTACGAGCACCTCACGCTGTTGGCCTACACCCCCGAGGGGTGGCGGAACCTGGTGCGCCTGCACAACAGCGCCCAGGCGACGTACTCGCCCGGCGGCGGCGGGCTCGCCAAGCCGCAGCCGCTCATGGACTTCGACCTCCTCGAGAAGTACCGCGAGGGCATCATCGTCCTGACCGGCTGCCTCGGCGGAGGCGTGGCCGGAGCCCTCGTGCGCGCGCACAAGGACCCCACCCACGCCGGCGAGCACCGTGCCGCTGCCCGCTCGTACCTGACGAACCTGGTCCGCATCTTCGGCGACGAGAACGTCTTCGTCGAGGTGATGGACCACGGCATCCCGGACCAGCACCTGATCACCGAGGACCTCCGGGCGATCGCCGGCGAGTTCGGGCTGCGCATGGTCGCGACCAACGACTCCCACTACACCCACGAGCGCCACAGCAAGGCACACGAGGCGTGGCTCGCCGTGGGCACCAAGAAGGTCCTGTCCAGCGAGAAGCGCTTCAAGTTCCACGGGCACGGGCACCACCTGCGCACCGAGGCCGAGATGCGCGCCCTGTTCGGCGGCGAAGCGTGGTGGCAGGCGGCCTGCGACGCCACCGTCGAGATCGCCGACCGGGTGCACCCCGACATCTTCGGGGAGACGCGCCTGCGCCTGCCCGTGTACCCGGTGGCCCAGCTCAACCCCGAGTTCCGTCCGCAGAACGTCGACCACGACGACACGCGCGCGATGTCCAACGCCTACTTCCGGTTCCTGGTCTCCAAGGGCGCCCGCGAGCGGGAGGGTCTCGCCCCGGACGAACGGCTCTCGGCGGAGGTGAACAAGCGGATCGCCTGGGAGTACAACGTCATCGTCACGATGGGCCTGGCGGACTACTTCCTCATCGTCCGCGACGTCATCGAGTGGTGCCGCTCCACCCGCGGGCTGCCCACCAAGGCCTACCCGAAGGGCCGCGAGGGCCAGAAGAAGCCCATCCGCGTCGGCCCGGGCCGCGGGTCCGCCGCCGGCTCGTACTGCTCCTACGCGCTGGGCATCGTGCTGCCGCACCCGATCAAGAACGGGCTGCTGTTCGAGCGGTTCCTGGACCTGCTGCGCGTCGGCATGCCCGACGTCGACGTCGACTTCGAGCAGGGGCGACGCCCCGAGGTCATCGCCTACCTCGTGGCGATGTGGGGCTCGGACCGCGTCGCCCAGATCGGCACCTTCGGGATGGCGCGCACCAAGGCCGCGATCAACGACGCCGCCCGCGTGCTGGAGAAGCAGGCGCTGGGCGACAAGCTCTCCAAGCTGGTCCCCATCGAGGGCGGCAAGCCGGCCTCGATCGCCTCGCTGACCGACGATGCGTTCCTGCCGGGGCGCGACTTCCGCGCGCTGGTCGCCAAGTCGGGCGAGGACGCCACCGCGATCCTCGAGCTCGCATCCGCCTTCGAGGACGTCATCAAGACCCCGGGCATCCACGCCTCCGGGGTCCTCATCGCCGACGAGCCGATGTTCGACCTGGTCCCGCTGCGGCGCAGCGCGCGCGGCAAGGGGGCCGCGCTCAACGCCCCGATGATCACCGAGTGGGACGGGGTCGACTGCGACGACTACGGGCTGCTCAAGCTGGACGTGCTCGGGCTGCGCAACCTCGACGTCGTCCAGTTCACCGTCGACTCCATCAAGGCCACCACCGGTGAGGACGTCGAACCGGCCGACATCGACCCCGACTGCGGCGACGAGCGCGCTCAGGCCGCGTGGGCACTGCTGCGCGCCGGGCGCACCGCGGGGGTGTTCCAGATGGAGTCCGAGGGCATGACCAAGCTCGCCATGGACTCCGGACCGACGTGCCTGGACGACCTGTCGACCATCGTCGCCCTCTACCGGCCCGGGCCCCTCGGCCAAGGCATGGACAAGCACTGGGCTGCTCGCAAGCGGGGGACCGAGCCCCTGGACTACGGGATCTTCACCGACGACCGGGACGAGCAGGCCGCCATCGCGGCGGTGCTCGACGAGTCGCTGGGCGTGCCCGTGTTCCAGGAGCAGTCGATGCGTCTGGGCGACGTGGTGGCCGGCTTCGGC contains:
- a CDS encoding MT-A70 family methyltransferase; the protein is MPPTFADRPFTTTDAHPGLTELAGAGFQVVVADPPWMYQKAPGAKAGGAGPRVTAERKYPTMTNEAIAALPVRDLADDDAHLFLWFTNPGMFGNRFSDLDPEDIATAWGFEFRTVLTWVKTTQAGTVHGGGMGWYFRGATEHVLYATRGRARIPSELREPNVILAPRAAHSAKPTAFMELVERVTPGARRLEMFARSPRPGWAAWGNQASGNALPAA
- a CDS encoding glutaredoxin family protein, with product MSNSASNTTSTLTVYSRPRCVHSAATYRDLDAAGIQYEGIDLAEDIGAREYALSFGFLEAPVVVVTAPDGRVAAAWGGYQPKNLALFIASCRSESAEPARS
- a CDS encoding DNA adenine methylase; its protein translation is MSARRYLSPLRYPGGKARMAPFLARAFAEQVSTLDVEIWLEPFAGGAGAALTLLDADAVPEVWLVEKHPAIAALWRTILTDGPDLAARVQGTVPDLDLWHWARQVLAAGESGLEADLAFAALVLNRCSRSGIVHPRVGPIGGKGQNGRWTLASRWNGPGLADRIRHVHSLRARIRFWQGDAIAALADLDGSGVEDEVLAFVDPPYIREGNGLYTNGMTAADHRRMAQVLNASPVRWLLTYDDEPVVAEQLYPDRRVLAYRIANTANRARIATEHAVLSDNLVLPEGELLPGAESAWVREHSHRSHAA
- the dnaE gene encoding DNA polymerase III subunit alpha, whose translation is MAESTTRGFVHLHTHTEYSPLDGMGRMSDLVKAAAADGNPAFADTDHGTLAGAWKLRKFCKAAGIKAIPGCEVYMAIGSRFKPETILVDADDESGDAIDDEKGTKGALGETRKKKKIYEHLTLLAYTPEGWRNLVRLHNSAQATYSPGGGGLAKPQPLMDFDLLEKYREGIIVLTGCLGGGVAGALVRAHKDPTHAGEHRAAARSYLTNLVRIFGDENVFVEVMDHGIPDQHLITEDLRAIAGEFGLRMVATNDSHYTHERHSKAHEAWLAVGTKKVLSSEKRFKFHGHGHHLRTEAEMRALFGGEAWWQAACDATVEIADRVHPDIFGETRLRLPVYPVAQLNPEFRPQNVDHDDTRAMSNAYFRFLVSKGAREREGLAPDERLSAEVNKRIAWEYNVIVTMGLADYFLIVRDVIEWCRSTRGLPTKAYPKGREGQKKPIRVGPGRGSAAGSYCSYALGIVLPHPIKNGLLFERFLDLLRVGMPDVDVDFEQGRRPEVIAYLVAMWGSDRVAQIGTFGMARTKAAINDAARVLEKQALGDKLSKLVPIEGGKPASIASLTDDAFLPGRDFRALVAKSGEDATAILELASAFEDVIKTPGIHASGVLIADEPMFDLVPLRRSARGKGAALNAPMITEWDGVDCDDYGLLKLDVLGLRNLDVVQFTVDSIKATTGEDVEPADIDPDCGDERAQAAWALLRAGRTAGVFQMESEGMTKLAMDSGPTCLDDLSTIVALYRPGPLGQGMDKHWAARKRGTEPLDYGIFTDDRDEQAAIAAVLDESLGVPVFQEQSMRLGDVVAGFGPNTRNRLRKAISKKKKDEIAAVGELWMENASKGVSNETGEPKVAFRPSSAQNLWDAIKSAGEYQFNKCLAGETVVTTGRHTDHEVAALYRRLHASDRRADGICPACLQRPSRIKTVLCDPCRQWRAMFNGRGFHVLSYDFADGRIRPKRVKDVHFNGRREVYRITLADGRTIRATGNHRFLVQGGWVRVEHLSLGDELMTSEGYEAQQWDGSYRLTTGERQGAPGRLYAPGSENVGYVDGGHVALAEWTEATRQGSACAACGVSGVRLERAHLDGDRTHNAPGNLAWLCVSHHKEHDYEVNGRRRKWEKGYATGTSAIVSIEADGVTDTYDLEMDDEGHNFIANGIVSHNSHTTAYGLLAYWTAWLKANWPAEFAAAILAATESADKRAKAILSIQQEGIELLAPDINVSGAATQPEGASAVRLGLSEVRGVGANAAVIVAEREANGPFTGLADLLLRVHAAPKAAADTEADQEQEQEDEAEVDQATAEVGAILPVNVVESLVAAGALDSFGPRRGQMMISRAIREHPDLAVPDVDWGLLERSGRQRIAIGVITGQHPLSQLGAQLRSYTTPNGRYARPVSTVHAAAEREQVLLLGVLAGYSEKAYSKGRMAKITLEGTRGAIDGVMWDDDRQRVAFEPAVGQVVAISGTVRVREIEVEDEAGEVEIVSRRELTFRDMWLVPVEDPVVNRFALETDELAIAPERIEEAPVAVLSLPSAGPLEVYAPRLPEAVVATLGRALYDCPWTGTDVAGGVWLFGRGPDAVIVTVGKVTVHALENARDLARANSTDGWVQAA
- a CDS encoding pentapeptide repeat-containing protein, which encodes MTTTAVPHLTVVGPAYAQSVLADPQDRRGAVDATNYPVATTNEQVRAWVRLRAHRRQSLACVRLQYADLSGLNLSGAELTRADLFGASASGSRLTAADLTGAEMALMDLRGADLTAATLRGANLMGARIDETTVLDWIDWDRHTVWPAGLTPPAPLFDPPAA